In one Candidatus Planktophila vernalis genomic region, the following are encoded:
- a CDS encoding gamma-glutamyltransferase family protein, protein MQTGRSVVYAKNGGAAASQPLAVSAAIAILKQGGSFIDAAIALSAVICVVEPGASHLGGDAFLVTHHASTKTNLAFNGSGEAPHAATAAAYGTEIPLHGYKSGTVPGLVSTWFEAHERYGKLPIATLLEQAIDYADNGFPANTGFVRRIANHLATTPHTSLFKDMGIDVNVQVGELVIQKDLAQSLREIEAGGRSAFYEGRIAQQLISGSDGWFNAQDLKAHTTRVLDPLSIKYRDLTIYGQPPPTQGMILMEELLINERFDVARMSEAERIHIGVESKKAGFADRNAILGDPEFIEVNVAKILSKENIDKRCAQISTDKAATDIAPVSEGSDTTYFLVADKDGNAVSWIQSVFHGFGSSWVIPGTGIILNNRLTGFSLDPASPNIIEPGKRPAHTLNAFTAVNADGTLHLVGGTPGANIQVQTNLQLIINVVDLKMNVQEATEAPRWQHLNAPGQSSLEETGSGVLEIENRVPTAVLDELRAKGHDVKELAAWGHGSSVQLMQVLPNATYAFGSDPRCEGHAAGL, encoded by the coding sequence ATGCAAACGGGCCGAAGCGTTGTTTATGCCAAAAATGGCGGAGCTGCTGCAAGCCAGCCATTGGCCGTGAGCGCTGCGATTGCAATATTAAAACAGGGTGGATCCTTTATTGATGCCGCCATTGCACTGAGTGCAGTGATCTGTGTTGTGGAGCCAGGTGCATCGCATTTAGGTGGAGATGCTTTTTTAGTTACTCACCATGCAAGCACAAAGACAAACCTTGCATTTAACGGCAGTGGTGAAGCACCACACGCTGCAACTGCCGCTGCTTATGGGACAGAGATTCCTTTGCATGGATATAAATCAGGAACTGTTCCAGGTTTAGTTTCAACCTGGTTTGAAGCTCATGAGCGCTATGGCAAGTTACCAATAGCCACTTTGCTAGAACAAGCCATTGATTATGCAGACAATGGTTTTCCAGCAAATACCGGCTTTGTTCGCAGAATTGCTAATCACTTAGCTACAACTCCTCATACTTCCCTCTTTAAAGATATGGGCATTGACGTGAACGTCCAGGTGGGCGAATTAGTTATTCAAAAAGATTTAGCGCAATCACTGCGAGAGATTGAAGCAGGTGGTCGTAGTGCATTTTATGAAGGGCGAATAGCTCAGCAACTCATTAGCGGCTCTGATGGTTGGTTTAATGCCCAAGATCTAAAGGCACACACCACCAGAGTTCTAGATCCACTATCAATTAAGTATCGTGATCTGACAATTTATGGTCAGCCACCTCCCACACAAGGAATGATCTTGATGGAGGAGCTGCTTATTAATGAGCGCTTTGATGTGGCAAGGATGAGTGAAGCAGAGCGTATTCATATCGGAGTGGAATCTAAGAAGGCTGGTTTTGCTGATCGCAACGCGATTCTGGGTGATCCTGAATTTATTGAGGTCAATGTTGCAAAGATTTTGTCGAAAGAAAACATTGATAAGAGATGCGCCCAGATATCTACGGACAAAGCAGCCACAGATATTGCCCCCGTCAGTGAAGGCAGTGACACCACCTACTTTTTAGTTGCAGATAAGGATGGCAACGCAGTCTCCTGGATTCAATCTGTTTTCCATGGCTTTGGTAGTTCATGGGTCATACCTGGAACTGGAATCATTTTAAATAATCGCTTAACTGGATTCTCATTAGATCCAGCCTCTCCCAACATTATTGAGCCAGGAAAGCGCCCAGCACACACCCTCAATGCCTTTACTGCAGTTAATGCTGATGGAACTTTGCATTTAGTGGGAGGAACACCTGGTGCAAATATTCAGGTGCAGACCAATCTGCAGTTAATCATCAACGTAGTTGATCTGAAGATGAATGTGCAAGAGGCAACTGAGGCACCTAGATGGCAACATCTCAACGCTCCTGGGCAAAGCTCTTTGGAGGAAACTGGAAGTGGTGTGCTTGAGATTGAAAATCGAGTGCCAACTGCAGTTCTCGATGAACTTCGAGCCAAGGGCCACGATGTGAAAGAACTTGCTGCTTGGGGACATGGTTCATCTGTGCAGTTAATGCAGGTGTTGCCTAATGCAACCTATGCCTTTGGTTCAGATCCTCGTTGTGAAGGTCACGCTGCAGGCCTCTAA
- a CDS encoding MOSC domain-containing protein has product MKVLTVNITSVVHEGEWTGSEGKTGIDKRPALGPVHFANEEVTGDVVVDRNHHGGYDQAVYAYAREDADWWEKELGQSIANGRFGENLTTSGIDVNGALVGERWKIGTTILEVSQPRIPCRVFAGFWQRPTLIKEFMASGKPGTYLRIIQEGHISAGDKIEVISKPHHHISIADLYAAKNGERSKVEEIAAVKELSGKYQEWAQSLRN; this is encoded by the coding sequence ATGAAAGTTCTAACAGTCAACATCACCAGCGTTGTGCATGAAGGTGAATGGACTGGCAGTGAAGGCAAAACTGGAATTGATAAGCGTCCAGCGCTAGGACCAGTTCATTTTGCTAACGAAGAAGTCACAGGTGATGTTGTCGTAGATCGCAATCACCATGGGGGATATGACCAAGCGGTCTATGCCTATGCAAGAGAAGATGCTGATTGGTGGGAAAAAGAGCTCGGTCAATCAATTGCAAACGGCCGCTTTGGTGAAAACTTAACGACTTCAGGAATTGATGTTAATGGTGCACTTGTGGGAGAGCGTTGGAAGATTGGCACAACAATTCTTGAAGTCTCACAACCTCGAATTCCATGTCGTGTTTTTGCTGGATTTTGGCAACGACCAACATTGATTAAAGAATTCATGGCCTCAGGAAAACCTGGAACATACCTACGCATTATTCAAGAAGGCCACATAAGCGCAGGGGATAAAATTGAAGTTATTTCCAAACCACATCATCACATCTCCATTGCAGATCTTTATGCTGCAAAAAATGGAGAGCGCTCTAAAGTTGAAGAGATTGCGGCAGTTAAAGAACTATCCGGCAAATACCAAGAATGGGCGCAAAGCCTGCGCAATTAA